A region of the Pseudomonas silesiensis genome:
AGCCGCTGCGCTGAACGGTGACATTGCCCAGAACCAGCGTGAGCGCGTGATCGAATCCCTCAAGGATGGCCGTCTGGACATCGTTGTGGCGACCGACGTTGCCGCTCGTGGCCTGGACGTTCCGCGCATCACTCACGTGTTCAACGTTGACATGCCGTACGATCCAGAGTCCTACGTTCACCGTATCGGCCGTACCGGCCGTGCCGGTCGCGAAGGTCGTGCACTGCTGCTGGTGACGCCACGTGAGCGCCGCATGCTGCAAGTGATCGAGCGTGTAACCGGTCAGAAGGTTGCCGAAGTTCGCCTGCCGGACGCCCAGGCCGTTCTCGATGCCCGCATCAAGAAACTGACCAACAGCCTGTCGCCGCTGGTGGCCGATGCCGAATCGACCCACGGTGATCTGCTGGATCGCCTGACTGCCGACATCGGTTGCACCCCGCGTGCACTGGCCGCTGCTCTGTTGCGCAAGGCAACCAATGCTCAAGCGTTGACCCTGGCCGCAATCGAGAAAGAACGTCCACTGGTGCCGAACAACGCACCCCGTGGCGATCGTCCAGAGCGCACCGGTGATCGTCCGGACCGTGGTGATCGTGAGCGTCGTGCTCCGGTTCCATTGGCCGAAGGTCGTGCCCGTTGCCGTACCGCGCTGGGCGCGCGTGACGGTATCGCGGCCAAGAACCTGCTGGGCGCCATCCTCAACGAAGGCGGCCTGGCCCGCGAAGCGATCGGTCGCATCCAGGTGCGTGACAGCTTCAGCCTCGTCGAGCTGCCGGAAGATGGTCTGGAGCGTCTGCTGACCAAGCTGAAGGACACTCGCGTTGCCGGCAAGCAGTTGAAGCTGCGTCGCTATCGCGAAGATTGATCCGCTCTCGGGCTGATTGATCGAACATAAAAAATCCCCGACTGGTTCGGGGATTTTTTTATGCCCGGGTTTTGACTCAGGGCTTGGCGTTGCCGTAGAGATAGTCCGTGGCCAATGACGCCAGCGTCCGCACGCCCACGACCAGCGCCGCCTCATCCACGAAGAACCCCGGATTATGATTCGGCGCCGCCTTGCTCATGTCCTGGTCCTTGGGCGTGATCCCCAAAAATACGAACAATCCAGGTGCCTCCTTGGCGTAGAAGGAAAAGTCTTCGGCGCCACCCACCAAAGGCCCCTGCACCACGTCGTCCTTGGCCGCCCAGCGCAAGGTCGGCAGCATTTTCTCGGTCAGCGCCGGGTCATTGATCGTCGGGTCATACTTCTCGATGATCGTCACTTCAGCCTTGGCACCGCCGCTTTCGGCGATTTTCTCCACGGTCTGGCGCACGTCGGCGTGCAGCTTCTGGCGGATCCCGTAGTCATAGGAGCGGATGGTGCCGCTCATGTCCACGGACTCGGGGATGATGTTGTAGCGGGTGCCGCCGTTGATCGTGCCGATGCTGACCACCGACGGATACGACGAGATGTCGGTACGGCGGCTGACCACGGTTTGCAGGCCGACGATGGTCTGCGCACCGACAGTGATCGGGTCGATGCCGTCCCACGGGCGTCCGGCGTGGGTCTGCTTGCC
Encoded here:
- a CDS encoding DEAD/DEAH box helicase — encoded protein: MTQETGGFAAFNLNPNILAAVIATGYEEPSAIQQQSIPIIMAGQDMIGQAQTGTGKTAAFALPILHCIDPAKREPQALILAPTRELALQVATAFETYAKQMPGVTVVAVYGGAPMGPQLKAIRNGAQIVVATPGRLCDHLRRDEKVLSTVNHLVLDEADEMLKLGFMDDLEVIFKALPATRQTVLFSATLPQSIRAIAERHLRDPQHVKIQTKTQTVTAIEQAHLLVHADQKTSAVLSLLEVEDFDALIMFVRTKQATLDLASALEAKGYKAAALNGDIAQNQRERVIESLKDGRLDIVVATDVAARGLDVPRITHVFNVDMPYDPESYVHRIGRTGRAGREGRALLLVTPRERRMLQVIERVTGQKVAEVRLPDAQAVLDARIKKLTNSLSPLVADAESTHGDLLDRLTADIGCTPRALAAALLRKATNAQALTLAAIEKERPLVPNNAPRGDRPERTGDRPDRGDRERRAPVPLAEGRARCRTALGARDGIAAKNLLGAILNEGGLAREAIGRIQVRDSFSLVELPEDGLERLLTKLKDTRVAGKQLKLRRYRED